In Flavobacteriales bacterium, the following are encoded in one genomic region:
- a CDS encoding SH3 domain-containing protein: MMKYPFFLFFFFSFLYSQAQGVSEFRIRNLIIDSVVNIHEFPRLNASIIGKMHQGDKIVFVPNGRYVSDTIDGIKSYWLPIKHEGVEGYIWNETNSDNTFFMQNRETLLIKKLDNNRSFRFVIMDDKKNLFDFVQDFSWVNKEQKDYTVYYFQDLKDYPNKSVLYFMYYNKGEKKMEHYTYVLENGKLTFQNNKKLLYNKNIPSGYLVNKWWIIGDKVNIRKEPNLDSEVVVQLNHGDSLESFPKVKIVQDTIAGKSGYWFPVNFNNEKAFVWNHLLEKPLVYFKSIYDEGIAYKITSRNVYLLNKGKVVDTYSYMEKNRFFPERISEVSTPKLKNVDRILKLQYFGEACGKESGDVYIARAGNKLRFLFHNTSMGDGGYGTFSENHLKENILTFSSIEGEDFFSQRVDVFDTYFSYNAKSKQYKWTGEKMVENPGDFDFIYQRAKTNNWVVDNYFKIDVNKDGRKDFVASFRRKLKKVVDWQYTSDDGIIGVYLQNENGKFEVFGENSKILKKGFGAFRASVKDDLVIFEIPYWENCLGCASVKVKDNGYKRYDFEWDSSLNELFLLKTEWLNMKNFKYADDTSYWLIKEYQKEKINYLEAK, encoded by the coding sequence ATGATGAAGTATCCGTTTTTTCTTTTTTTCTTTTTTAGCTTTTTATATTCTCAAGCTCAAGGTGTTTCTGAGTTTCGGATACGGAATTTAATTATAGATTCCGTTGTGAATATCCACGAATTTCCTAGACTTAACGCATCAATAATTGGTAAAATGCATCAAGGTGATAAAATTGTTTTTGTGCCTAATGGAAGATATGTTTCAGACACCATTGATGGTATTAAATCTTACTGGTTGCCGATAAAACATGAAGGTGTTGAGGGATATATTTGGAATGAAACTAATTCTGATAATACTTTTTTTATGCAAAATCGAGAGACTTTATTAATTAAAAAACTTGACAATAATCGTTCTTTTAGGTTTGTGATCATGGATGATAAAAAAAACTTATTTGATTTTGTACAAGACTTTTCATGGGTGAATAAAGAACAGAAAGATTATACGGTTTATTATTTTCAAGATTTGAAAGACTATCCAAATAAATCCGTTTTGTATTTTATGTATTATAACAAAGGTGAAAAGAAAATGGAACATTATACTTATGTTTTAGAAAATGGCAAGTTGACTTTTCAAAACAATAAAAAACTCTTGTATAATAAAAATATTCCTTCAGGATACCTAGTTAACAAATGGTGGATTATTGGTGATAAAGTGAATATTAGGAAAGAACCAAATTTGGATTCAGAAGTTGTTGTTCAGTTAAATCATGGGGATTCCCTTGAATCTTTTCCAAAAGTGAAAATAGTACAAGACACGATAGCTGGGAAGAGCGGTTATTGGTTTCCTGTGAATTTTAACAATGAAAAAGCCTTTGTTTGGAATCATTTGTTAGAGAAGCCTCTGGTTTATTTTAAAAGTATTTATGATGAAGGAATAGCTTATAAGATTACCTCAAGAAATGTCTATTTGTTGAATAAAGGAAAAGTAGTGGATACCTATTCTTATATGGAAAAAAATAGATTTTTTCCCGAACGTATTTCAGAGGTTTCTACACCAAAATTAAAAAATGTGGATAGAATACTCAAACTACAATATTTTGGAGAAGCTTGTGGAAAGGAGTCAGGGGATGTTTATATTGCCAGGGCAGGAAACAAACTTCGTTTTCTATTTCACAATACTTCCATGGGTGATGGAGGATATGGAACTTTTTCTGAAAACCACCTGAAGGAAAATATTCTAACTTTTTCATCTATTGAAGGAGAAGATTTTTTTTCACAAAGGGTAGATGTATTTGATACCTATTTTTCTTATAATGCTAAAAGTAAACAGTATAAATGGACAGGAGAAAAGATGGTTGAAAACCCTGGCGATTTTGATTTTATTTATCAGCGAGCAAAAACGAACAATTGGGTGGTAGATAATTATTTTAAGATAGATGTCAACAAGGATGGTAGAAAAGATTTTGTTGCCAGTTTTCGTAGAAAACTTAAAAAGGTTGTTGATTGGCAATATACGTCTGATGATGGAATTATTGGAGTATACCTTCAAAATGAAAATGGGAAGTTTGAGGTATTTGGTGAGAATTCCAAAATTCTAAAAAAGGGATTCGGAGCGTTTAGAGCTTCTGTTAAAGATGATTTAGTGATTTTTGAAATTCCCTATTGGGAAAATTGTTTGGGGTGTGCCTCTGTCAAGGTGAAAGATAACGGGTATAAACGGTATGATTTTGAATGGGATAGTAGTCTTAATGAGTTATTCTTGTTAAAGACTGAATGGCTCAATATGAAGAATTTTAAATATGCTGATGATACTAGTTACTGGTTAATCAAGGAGTATCAGAAAGAAAAAATAAACTACCTTGAAGCAAAGTAG
- the idi gene encoding isopentenyl-diphosphate Delta-isomerase, whose amino-acid sequence MVILVDKQDKELGTMEKLKAHELGLLHRAFSVFLFNSKGEMLLQKRAKEKYHSGGLWTNSCCSHQLPNESSEKAGIRRLKEEIGIEISTLETKGHLLYKTEFENGLAEHEYDHILFGFTDEEPILNPEEAEAFRYISTSDLLIEIKEKPEVFTFWFKEIIKKYPEIF is encoded by the coding sequence ATGGTTATACTTGTTGACAAACAAGACAAAGAACTTGGAACGATGGAGAAACTAAAAGCGCATGAGCTTGGTTTACTCCATCGTGCTTTTTCGGTGTTTCTGTTTAATTCTAAGGGTGAAATGCTTTTACAAAAACGAGCAAAAGAAAAATACCATTCTGGAGGATTGTGGACAAACAGTTGCTGTAGTCATCAATTACCTAATGAAAGCTCAGAGAAAGCTGGAATTAGAAGACTCAAAGAAGAAATCGGAATTGAAATTTCAACATTGGAAACTAAAGGACACCTTCTTTATAAAACCGAATTTGAGAACGGTCTTGCAGAACATGAATACGATCATATTCTCTTCGGATTTACCGATGAAGAGCCTATTTTGAACCCAGAAGAAGCAGAAGCATTCCGCTATATCTCCACTTCTGATCTCTTAATAGAAATAAAAGAAAAACCAGAAGTTTTCACTTTCTGGTTTAAAGAAATTATCAAAAAATATCCTGAGATTTTCTAG
- a CDS encoding LytTR family DNA-binding domain-containing protein → MKTNLDIIVVDDNEVAQKQLISMLSTIENCNIVETFTNPLKAIEFVKSNSCDVVFLDIEMPELSGIELVQSMRAHLPQVVFYTSNPEYALECYDYNVTDFLKKPVTLPRLLSCIDRIEDKKKIIESAVKTDKSEINSLFIKTDSRYVKLDFDEILYVEASGDYVVFKTTERSYIVHSTMKNIGNNLPKEHFIKVHRSYIVNKDKIVDIEDMSLMIGRKVIPISRSQREPLMNSLNLLK, encoded by the coding sequence ATGAAAACTAATCTTGATATTATTGTAGTTGATGATAATGAAGTTGCACAAAAACAACTCATTTCTATGTTATCAACAATAGAAAATTGCAATATTGTTGAAACTTTCACAAACCCTTTAAAAGCCATAGAATTTGTAAAATCAAATTCTTGTGATGTGGTTTTTTTAGATATCGAAATGCCAGAACTATCGGGAATAGAACTCGTACAATCAATGCGTGCTCATTTACCACAAGTAGTATTTTATACCTCAAATCCTGAGTATGCTTTGGAATGCTATGATTATAATGTTACAGACTTTCTAAAAAAGCCCGTAACCCTTCCAAGACTTCTCAGCTGTATTGATAGAATTGAGGACAAGAAAAAAATCATTGAATCGGCAGTAAAAACTGATAAAAGCGAGATAAACTCTCTTTTTATTAAAACAGATTCAAGATATGTAAAGCTCGATTTTGATGAAATTCTCTATGTAGAAGCCAGTGGTGATTATGTTGTTTTTAAAACCACAGAGCGTTCTTATATTGTACACTCTACCATGAAGAATATTGGAAACAATCTTCCTAAAGAACACTTTATCAAGGTTCACAGATCTTATATTGTAAATAAAGATAAAATTGTGGATATTGAGGATATGAGTTTAATGATTGGAAGAAAAGTAATTCCTATTTCACGTTCTCAACGAGAACCTCTTATGAATTCTCTCAATCTTTTGAAATAA
- the plsY gene encoding glycerol-3-phosphate 1-O-acyltransferase PlsY, with translation MEILLLYIAAYLLGSIPTAVLVSKKFYGLDVRDYGSGNAGATNTIRVLGTKAGVSVLIFDILKAFAAVKLAWLMGDENTTLLKLGLGITAVFGHIFPVFAKFKGGKGIASLLGFLLAVYPLAALLSIGIFVIVFISTRFVSLSSIFGAFSLPFWMIALGIKDRESLIFGIIISCLVLISHQKNIERLVRKEESKIKL, from the coding sequence ATGGAAATACTATTATTATACATTGCAGCCTATTTATTAGGATCCATTCCCACGGCAGTACTCGTCAGTAAAAAGTTTTATGGTTTAGATGTAAGAGATTATGGAAGCGGAAACGCTGGAGCAACAAACACCATTAGGGTTTTAGGAACAAAAGCTGGTGTGAGTGTTCTTATTTTTGATATTCTTAAAGCATTTGCAGCCGTTAAATTGGCTTGGCTTATGGGAGATGAAAACACAACGCTCTTAAAATTAGGTTTAGGAATTACTGCAGTCTTTGGTCATATTTTCCCTGTCTTTGCAAAATTCAAAGGAGGCAAAGGTATTGCTAGTTTGTTAGGATTCTTACTCGCAGTATATCCATTGGCAGCCTTATTATCTATCGGGATATTCGTAATCGTATTTATATCAACTCGTTTTGTTTCACTTAGCTCAATCTTTGGTGCGTTTTCACTTCCTTTTTGGATGATCGCACTAGGTATTAAAGACAGAGAATCCCTTATCTTCGGGATCATTATCAGCTGTCTTGTTCTTATTTCTCATCAAAAAAATATAGAACGCCTAGTACGAAAAGAGGAGAGCAAAATCAAATTATAA
- the prmA gene encoding 50S ribosomal protein L11 methyltransferase yields the protein MKYFEFLIDVETAYPGEVAIWSPIITAELAEIGFESFVEEGNVLKAYVQEENMDHNALEDLFCLQQKNYTFQEIENQNWNAEWEKNYTAINVDNQCVIRADFHPKQPVEFDILINPKMSFGTGHHETTHMMTSFVLETSCENKDILDMGCGTGVLAILAKMKNAAYVEAIDNDEWAFENSADNIRLNKQEITCKLGDASLLGNHSFDIILANINRNILLNDMPEYVKNLKENGLIFFSGFYTMDIEKIEAKANELGLQLLDQKERNDWVSLKFQKA from the coding sequence ATGAAATATTTCGAATTTTTAATTGATGTAGAAACAGCCTACCCAGGAGAAGTGGCTATCTGGTCGCCAATAATTACTGCCGAACTTGCTGAAATAGGTTTCGAAAGTTTTGTGGAAGAAGGTAATGTTCTAAAAGCGTATGTTCAAGAGGAAAACATGGACCATAATGCGCTAGAAGATTTATTTTGTCTTCAACAAAAAAACTATACATTCCAAGAAATTGAAAATCAAAATTGGAATGCAGAATGGGAAAAGAATTATACAGCAATCAATGTGGATAACCAATGCGTAATTAGAGCCGATTTTCACCCAAAACAACCTGTAGAATTTGATATTCTTATCAACCCAAAAATGTCTTTCGGGACGGGGCATCACGAAACCACTCACATGATGACTTCGTTTGTCCTAGAAACTAGCTGCGAAAACAAAGATATTCTTGATATGGGATGCGGAACAGGTGTTTTAGCCATCTTAGCAAAAATGAAAAATGCGGCCTATGTTGAAGCGATTGACAATGACGAATGGGCTTTTGAAAACAGTGCTGATAATATCCGCCTAAACAAGCAAGAAATCACTTGTAAACTAGGAGATGCAAGCCTACTTGGAAATCACAGTTTTGATATTATTTTAGCAAATATCAACAGAAATATCTTGCTTAATGATATGCCAGAATATGTGAAAAATCTAAAAGAAAATGGCTTAATTTTCTTTAGCGGTTTCTATACAATGGATATTGAGAAAATAGAAGCTAAGGCCAATGAACTTGGACTTCAATTATTGGATCAAAAAGAAAGAAACGATTGGGTTTCTCTTAAATTTCAAAAAGCATAA
- a CDS encoding glycosyltransferase: MKLSIIIVNYNVRHFLEQAIYAAEKAIKNMDAEILVVDNNSQDDSVEMMETVFPHITCIANKDNPGFSKANNQAMKIAKGEYFLLLNPDTLVAEDTFEKCCDYLDKHPKVGGLGIKMIDGKGIYLPESKRGLPSPMVAFYKIFGLSAIFPKSKKFGKYHLSYLDKNENHQIEVLSGAFMMMRKTALDKCGLLDEDFFMYGEDIDLSYRIELAGFENVYFADSQIIHYKGESTKKGSINYVFVFYKAMILFAKKHFQKTNSFLFQWAIYLAIYLRAFLALAKRFFQKFTLPIIDASVLTLSFVFIKNYWEANHLYILGGEYPSFLLQNMLPMYIGIWMLGLFFSRTYHKTEKIISSLRGIAMGSIGILVFYSLLPESLRTSRALILLTSLAGGVWLFLSRTFFQLRNQHKNHLKQGKNRILILSTADDYKQILQKKLLSEEQSYHKVIHEKWSVKHIKNTINTFQINQVLFSNSLLSHKEIIALMEALQPLDLEFKIKLQEKDFILGSNSIHRQGDVITDMKLNLAQKEKQSQKRQLDFVLSLVLLLISPLLFLWMNHPVGFIKNIFFVLFGDKTWIGYLPQEETDPRLPKIKEGIIHHAIANENWQTLKPEEKKELNFLYAKDNSSEEDFSLLLKNLKKLGTES, encoded by the coding sequence ATGAAACTCTCCATCATCATTGTGAACTATAATGTTCGTCACTTTCTTGAACAAGCCATTTACGCTGCCGAAAAAGCAATCAAAAATATGGATGCCGAGATCCTTGTGGTGGATAATAATTCTCAAGATGATTCTGTAGAAATGATGGAAACCGTGTTTCCTCACATCACATGTATTGCAAACAAGGATAACCCAGGGTTTTCTAAAGCCAATAACCAAGCTATGAAAATAGCAAAAGGGGAATATTTCCTATTGCTAAATCCCGACACTTTAGTTGCAGAAGATACTTTTGAAAAATGCTGTGATTACCTTGACAAACATCCAAAAGTTGGTGGTTTGGGTATCAAAATGATTGATGGAAAAGGAATTTATCTTCCTGAATCAAAAAGAGGTTTACCCAGCCCAATGGTGGCTTTTTATAAAATTTTCGGACTTTCTGCTATTTTTCCAAAGTCTAAAAAATTTGGAAAATACCACCTCTCCTATCTAGATAAAAATGAGAATCATCAAATAGAAGTCCTTTCGGGTGCTTTTATGATGATGAGAAAAACGGCACTTGACAAATGTGGCTTACTAGACGAAGATTTCTTTATGTATGGAGAAGATATCGATCTTTCCTACAGGATAGAGCTTGCTGGCTTTGAAAATGTCTATTTTGCCGATTCTCAAATTATCCATTATAAAGGAGAAAGCACAAAGAAAGGCTCTATCAACTATGTTTTTGTTTTTTATAAAGCCATGATTTTGTTTGCAAAAAAACATTTTCAGAAAACAAATTCTTTCCTGTTTCAATGGGCTATTTATTTGGCTATTTATCTGAGGGCTTTTTTGGCTCTAGCCAAAAGGTTTTTTCAAAAATTCACTTTACCCATCATTGACGCTAGCGTATTAACGCTATCTTTTGTGTTTATAAAAAACTATTGGGAAGCCAATCACTTATATATTTTGGGAGGTGAGTATCCCAGTTTTTTACTCCAAAACATGCTCCCGATGTATATAGGTATCTGGATGCTCGGTTTATTCTTTAGCAGAACCTATCACAAAACCGAAAAAATTATTTCCTCACTTAGAGGAATTGCTATGGGATCTATAGGAATTCTGGTATTCTATTCACTACTACCCGAAAGTCTTAGAACTTCAAGAGCGCTTATTTTATTAACTTCATTGGCAGGTGGAGTTTGGTTATTTCTTAGTCGAACTTTTTTCCAACTCAGAAACCAACATAAAAACCACCTAAAACAAGGGAAAAACAGAATTCTTATTCTCTCCACAGCAGATGATTATAAGCAAATTCTCCAAAAAAAATTACTCTCAGAAGAACAAAGTTATCACAAAGTGATTCATGAAAAATGGTCTGTTAAACACATTAAAAACACCATAAATACTTTTCAAATAAACCAAGTTTTATTTTCTAATAGCCTCTTATCTCACAAAGAAATTATTGCACTAATGGAAGCTCTTCAACCATTAGATTTAGAATTTAAAATAAAATTACAAGAAAAAGATTTTATCTTAGGCTCAAACTCAATTCATCGTCAAGGAGACGTAATTACCGATATGAAATTAAACCTCGCCCAAAAAGAAAAACAATCTCAAAAAAGACAATTAGACTTTGTACTCAGTCTGGTTCTTTTGTTAATTTCGCCCTTATTATTCTTATGGATGAATCATCCTGTGGGATTTATCAAAAATATCTTCTTTGTACTTTTTGGAGACAAAACGTGGATTGGATATCTTCCTCAAGAAGAAACAGACCCAAGACTCCCTAAGATAAAGGAAGGGATTATTCATCATGCTATCGCCAATGAAAATTGGCAAACACTCAAACCCGAAGAAAAAAAGGAACTTAATTTTCTTTATGCCAAAGACAATAGTTCTGAAGAAGACTTCTCATTACTTCTTAAAAACCTCAAAAAACTAGGAACAGAATCATGA
- the recR gene encoding recombination mediator RecR codes for MKLSSKILEEAVEQIAALPGVGKKSAFRLALHFLKKDKAFADRFTQAISTLKEQVFECVECHYISDQEVCEICSNPTRTNDSICVVEDINDVMAIESTQQFNGKYHVLGGVISPMDGIGPLDLHINDLISKVEKHQPSEVILALNPTMDGDTTQFYLYKKLKNFSVEISTLARGVSYGENLEYTDETTLGRSLHQRLPYEKTVKRA; via the coding sequence ATGAAATTATCTTCTAAAATACTGGAAGAAGCCGTAGAACAAATTGCGGCATTACCAGGTGTGGGTAAAAAATCGGCATTTAGACTTGCCTTGCATTTCTTGAAGAAAGACAAAGCCTTTGCAGATCGTTTTACTCAAGCTATTTCTACACTCAAAGAACAAGTTTTTGAGTGTGTAGAGTGTCATTATATTTCTGACCAAGAAGTATGTGAGATTTGTTCAAACCCTACAAGAACGAATGATTCTATCTGTGTTGTAGAAGATATTAACGATGTGATGGCTATTGAATCTACCCAACAATTTAATGGGAAATATCACGTTCTTGGTGGTGTAATCTCTCCAATGGATGGAATTGGTCCTTTGGATTTACATATCAATGACCTAATTAGCAAAGTGGAAAAACATCAACCAAGTGAAGTTATTTTAGCCTTAAACCCCACTATGGACGGAGACACTACACAGTTCTATTTATACAAAAAACTCAAGAATTTCTCGGTAGAAATCTCTACATTGGCAAGAGGAGTTTCTTACGGCGAGAACCTTGAATATACTGATGAAACAACTCTTGGAAGATCTCTTCACCAGCGATTACCTTATGAAAAAACTGTCAAGCGAGCTTAA
- a CDS encoding nicotinamide mononucleotide transporter family protein: protein MKNWVRKWVNSPFLDLFGAILVLVITLVKGYHKTIYFNGEISSTRSLEFWWEAVLSGAYPLGLLATVGAVFSLLTTRLVGRQNNKGNIISIFTTINSGLNDFLLGNRSAIITYPFSFLAHILASYRWVKGIRIKKPDRFFYFINVFGLFLGYALVYLGFWLFDDSNFLETKAMLFHSIAISFGLSINGNFSNVFKYQDTFLSWIAYNIIQLIKNGLQGNIPNVAKYIFYLFNSIFTFTDWKMNGDRKDR, encoded by the coding sequence ATGAAAAACTGGGTGCGTAAATGGGTAAATTCCCCTTTTTTGGACCTCTTTGGAGCGATTTTGGTTCTAGTTATCACTTTGGTGAAAGGGTATCATAAGACCATATATTTTAATGGAGAGATAAGCAGTACTAGATCTTTAGAGTTTTGGTGGGAAGCGGTTTTATCAGGGGCTTACCCTTTAGGTTTGTTGGCTACAGTTGGTGCGGTTTTTTCTTTACTCACAACACGTTTGGTGGGAAGACAAAATAATAAAGGAAATATTATTTCCATTTTTACCACGATTAATTCAGGACTCAATGATTTTTTATTAGGAAACAGATCCGCAATTATTACTTATCCTTTTTCTTTTTTGGCACATATTCTAGCTTCATATCGTTGGGTAAAAGGAATTCGGATAAAAAAACCTGATAGATTCTTCTATTTCATCAATGTTTTTGGACTGTTTTTAGGATATGCTTTGGTTTACCTAGGGTTTTGGCTTTTTGATGATTCCAATTTTTTGGAAACTAAAGCCATGCTTTTTCATTCTATTGCCATTAGTTTCGGACTTTCTATCAATGGAAATTTCTCTAATGTGTTTAAATATCAAGACACTTTTTTAAGTTGGATTGCTTATAATATTATACAGCTCATTAAAAATGGGCTTCAAGGAAATATTCCCAATGTGGCAAAGTATATCTTCTATCTCTTCAATTCCATTTTTACTTTTACGGATTGGAAAATGAATGGAGATCGGAAAGATCGATAG
- the hutH gene encoding histidine ammonia-lyase, which translates to MEIHHISPDFIGMNTLISLHSERKKLALSDEAIQRIEKCRAYLDHKTASTEKPIYGVNTGFGSLCDHSISTEELSQLQKNLVLSHACGMGARVPHEMVKWMLFLKIQSLSYGHSGVQLQTVQRLIDFYNNDVFPVVYTQGSLGASGDLSPLAHLSLPILGAGKVVFEGKEISGKELNQKMGWEEITLKSKEGLALLNGTQFMSAYGVVSLLESKKLLELADIITSISLDAFDGRIEPFEVFSHAIRPHNGQLHTAEKIFELLEDSEGIRQEKVHVQDPYSFRCVPQVHGASKDALSHIEKVVITEINSVTDNPNVFADEDRVISAGNFHGQPLALSFDFLSLAMAEIGSISERRIYKLISGERGLPAYLVAKPGLNSGLMIPQYTAASIVSQSKQLATPASVDSIVSSNGQEDHVSMGANAATKMWEIVKNTKSVLAIELLNASQAMSFRTYKTGTLGESLLKAYRADIPFIDEDVLSHDYMQKSLNFIDQLRFDFE; encoded by the coding sequence ATGGAAATCCATCATATTTCACCCGATTTTATAGGGATGAACACGCTTATTTCTTTGCATTCAGAAAGAAAAAAATTGGCTTTATCAGACGAAGCAATTCAGAGAATAGAAAAATGCCGAGCGTATTTAGATCATAAAACAGCTTCTACAGAAAAGCCAATTTATGGGGTAAACACGGGTTTTGGTTCACTTTGTGATCACAGTATTTCAACAGAAGAATTGAGTCAATTGCAAAAGAATTTGGTGCTTTCTCATGCTTGTGGAATGGGAGCGAGAGTTCCTCACGAAATGGTAAAATGGATGTTGTTTTTAAAAATTCAATCATTGAGCTACGGGCATTCTGGAGTGCAATTGCAGACGGTTCAAAGATTAATTGATTTTTATAATAATGATGTTTTTCCTGTAGTTTACACGCAAGGAAGTCTTGGGGCATCAGGTGATTTATCTCCATTAGCTCATTTGAGTTTACCTATTCTTGGAGCAGGAAAAGTAGTGTTTGAAGGGAAAGAAATTTCAGGAAAAGAACTTAACCAAAAAATGGGTTGGGAGGAAATTACTTTAAAATCCAAGGAAGGGTTGGCGCTGCTGAATGGAACGCAGTTTATGTCAGCTTATGGAGTTGTTTCTTTATTGGAATCAAAAAAACTATTGGAGTTAGCGGATATCATTACCTCTATTTCATTAGATGCCTTTGATGGAAGAATAGAGCCTTTTGAAGTATTCTCTCATGCCATTAGACCGCATAATGGACAATTACACACAGCAGAGAAAATTTTCGAATTATTGGAGGATAGTGAAGGGATTCGACAAGAAAAAGTTCATGTGCAAGACCCATATTCTTTCCGTTGTGTACCACAAGTTCATGGAGCAAGTAAAGATGCTTTGAGCCATATAGAAAAAGTAGTTATCACAGAGATAAATTCGGTTACAGATAATCCAAATGTTTTTGCTGACGAAGATCGAGTGATTTCTGCTGGGAATTTTCATGGTCAACCTTTAGCTTTAAGTTTTGATTTCCTTTCTTTGGCAATGGCTGAAATAGGATCTATTTCAGAGCGTAGGATCTATAAATTGATTTCAGGAGAAAGAGGGTTGCCAGCATATTTGGTTGCAAAGCCAGGGCTAAATTCAGGTTTGATGATTCCTCAATATACTGCTGCTTCCATAGTAAGTCAAAGTAAGCAATTAGCAACCCCAGCTTCAGTGGATTCTATTGTTTCTTCAAATGGGCAAGAGGATCATGTGAGCATGGGAGCAAATGCCGCTACTAAAATGTGGGAAATTGTAAAAAACACTAAGTCTGTTTTGGCAATAGAATTATTAAATGCATCCCAAGCAATGTCTTTTAGGACTTATAAAACAGGAACCTTAGGTGAAAGTCTTTTAAAAGCATATCGAGCTGATATTCCTTTTATTGATGAAGATGTTCTTAGCCATGATTATATGCAGAAAAGTCTTAACTTTATAGATCAATTGCGATTTGATTTTGAATAA
- the rpmB gene encoding 50S ribosomal protein L28 has product MSRVCQLTGKKAMVGNNVSHSMRKTKRTFDVNLIKKRFYIAEEDKWVSLRIAASALKTINKVGISEAIKRAKEAGTYSGK; this is encoded by the coding sequence ATGTCTAGAGTTTGTCAATTAACAGGAAAGAAAGCGATGGTTGGGAACAATGTATCGCACTCTATGAGAAAAACGAAAAGAACGTTTGATGTAAACTTGATCAAAAAACGTTTTTACATTGCAGAAGAAGATAAGTGGGTTTCTTTGAGAATCGCTGCTTCAGCTTTGAAAACAATCAACAAAGTTGGAATTTCGGAAGCCATTAAAAGAGCTAAAGAAGCAGGAACGTATTCAGGAAAATAA